The Streptomonospora litoralis genome window below encodes:
- a CDS encoding SDR family oxidoreductase: protein MITGATSGFGAALAHALAAQGANVVIAGRTAEQAASIAGTIGVERALGVGCDVRRPEDLDSLWEAAAGRFGRIDHWVNNAGIGHPHERLDGLDATRIAAVLATNLTGALLGSQRALRGMHQQGGGCIWLTEGLGSNGPLLAGTGVYSASKAGATRAHRVLAKECRRTGIRVGFLRPGIMPTRVALGEPGRPVPPTARTVERLLGERPERIARHFAPKILTTTRNGRRLTWLTPTRIVRRLAAALRRTSDTR, encoded by the coding sequence GTGATCACCGGAGCCACGTCCGGCTTCGGCGCGGCACTCGCCCACGCCCTCGCGGCTCAGGGTGCGAACGTCGTGATCGCCGGCCGCACCGCCGAACAGGCCGCGTCAATCGCAGGCACGATCGGCGTGGAACGCGCGCTCGGTGTCGGCTGCGACGTCCGCCGGCCGGAGGACCTCGACTCTCTGTGGGAAGCGGCCGCGGGCCGCTTCGGCCGCATCGACCATTGGGTGAACAATGCGGGGATCGGCCACCCGCACGAACGGCTGGACGGTCTCGACGCAACCCGGATAGCGGCGGTCCTGGCGACCAACCTGACCGGCGCCCTGCTCGGTTCGCAGCGCGCCCTGCGGGGGATGCACCAGCAGGGCGGCGGCTGCATCTGGCTCACCGAAGGACTGGGCAGCAACGGCCCGCTCCTCGCAGGCACGGGGGTCTATAGCGCAAGCAAGGCGGGAGCCACTCGCGCCCACCGGGTACTTGCCAAGGAGTGCCGCCGCACCGGCATCCGTGTCGGCTTCCTGCGTCCCGGGATAATGCCGACGCGAGTCGCCCTCGGCGAACCGGGGAGGCCCGTACCACCGACGGCGCGAACCGTGGAACGCCTGCTCGGCGAACGCCCGGAAAGGATCGCGCGCCACTTCGCGCCGAAGATCCTCACGACCACCCGCAACGGCAGACGCCTGACCTGGCTCACCCCGACCCGAATCGTCCGTCGACTCGCCGCGGCCCTCCGCCGCACCAGCGATACGCGCTGA
- the cydC gene encoding thiol reductant ABC exporter subunit CydC yields MIALARPRSTRFVLGVVLGALATGSGVALLSVAAWLIAKAAEHPPITALSVAVVATRALGISRGVTRYLERLVTHDAAFRTLADVRVRVYERLARTEPVRRFRSGDLVSRLVSDTDATQDLLVRGLTPPLAALLTGGATVLFGTVLLVPGGLLLGTGLVLAGVAVPLVAAALGRRPGRRQADARGELSTALVDTLYGAPDLVAYGAMERAVQRVNDADAELTRVARRDAAVLGFGAGAASLITGLTVWGTLLLGVTAVQGGTLSAISLAVLVLTALAAFETVAPLPAVAARLGAIRAGGERLFGILDTPPSVAAPARADRPLPEPAESAGTTGADPDGDDGAAGDGDSGLRVRSLRVRYAPDEPWALNGVDLAVPPGRTVAVVGPSGAGKSTLAAVLLRFRDPDSGTVELHGADITEYAADEVRAAVTGVPQDPHIFASTVRENLRLAAAPDADDERLWEALERARLADEVRAMPEGLGTEVGSHGMRLSGGMRQRLALARALLAAPRVLVLDEPTAHLDPDARDAVVADVLAAAEGYSTLLITHDLAGLDRVDDVYVVAEGEVVQHGTHEELSADEQGWYARALRA; encoded by the coding sequence ATGATCGCCCTCGCGCGGCCGCGCAGCACGCGTTTCGTGCTGGGCGTCGTGCTGGGCGCACTCGCCACGGGTTCGGGGGTGGCGCTGCTGAGTGTCGCCGCGTGGCTCATCGCGAAAGCTGCGGAGCACCCGCCCATCACGGCGTTGAGCGTCGCCGTGGTCGCCACCCGGGCACTGGGGATCTCCCGCGGCGTCACGCGGTACCTGGAGCGACTGGTGACCCACGATGCGGCGTTCCGCACGTTGGCCGACGTGCGGGTCCGGGTCTACGAGCGGCTGGCGCGCACCGAACCGGTGCGCCGCTTCCGTTCCGGCGATCTGGTGTCGCGGCTGGTCAGCGACACCGATGCCACTCAGGATCTGTTGGTGCGCGGGCTGACACCGCCGCTCGCCGCGCTGCTCACCGGGGGCGCGACCGTGCTCTTCGGCACGGTGCTGCTGGTGCCCGGCGGCCTGCTGCTGGGGACGGGGCTGGTCCTGGCGGGAGTGGCGGTTCCGCTGGTCGCGGCGGCGCTGGGGCGGCGGCCGGGCCGGCGCCAGGCGGACGCCCGCGGAGAGCTGTCGACGGCCTTGGTCGACACCCTCTACGGGGCACCGGATCTGGTCGCCTACGGTGCGATGGAGCGCGCCGTGCAGCGGGTGAACGACGCCGACGCCGAGCTGACACGCGTCGCCCGGCGCGACGCCGCCGTGCTGGGCTTCGGGGCGGGGGCGGCCTCGCTGATCACCGGCCTGACGGTGTGGGGGACGCTGCTGCTCGGGGTCACCGCGGTCCAGGGCGGCACGCTCAGCGCGATCTCGCTGGCCGTGCTGGTGCTGACGGCCCTGGCGGCGTTCGAGACCGTGGCGCCGCTGCCGGCGGTCGCGGCCCGGCTGGGCGCCATCCGCGCCGGCGGCGAACGCCTCTTCGGCATCCTGGACACGCCTCCCTCGGTCGCTGCCCCGGCCCGTGCGGACCGGCCGCTGCCCGAGCCCGCCGAGTCCGCCGGAACGACCGGCGCAGACCCCGACGGCGACGACGGCGCGGCGGGTGACGGGGACAGCGGGCTGCGCGTGCGCTCACTGCGGGTGCGCTACGCCCCCGACGAGCCCTGGGCCCTGAACGGGGTGGACCTCGCCGTACCGCCGGGGCGAACCGTGGCCGTGGTGGGTCCGAGCGGCGCCGGGAAGAGCACGCTCGCCGCTGTGCTGCTGCGGTTCCGCGACCCCGACTCCGGGACGGTGGAGCTGCACGGCGCCGACATCACCGAGTACGCGGCCGACGAGGTCCGCGCCGCGGTCACGGGCGTACCGCAGGACCCGCACATCTTCGCGAGCACGGTGCGCGAGAACCTCCGGCTCGCCGCCGCCCCCGATGCGGACGACGAGCGGCTGTGGGAGGCGCTGGAGCGGGCACGGCTGGCGGACGAGGTGCGCGCGATGCCGGAGGGGCTCGGCACCGAGGTGGGCTCGCACGGTATGCGGCTGAGCGGCGGCATGCGGCAGCGGCTGGCGCTCGCCCGTGCGCTGCTGGCCGCACCGCGCGTGCTCGTGCTGGACGAGCCCACGGCGCATCTGGACCCGGACGCGCGCGACGCGGTCGTGGCGGATGTGCTGGCGGCGGCCGAGGGATACTCGACGCTGCTGATCACCCACGACCTGGCGGGCCTGGACCGGGTGGACGATGTCTACGTGGTCGCCGAGGGCGAGGTCGTCCAGCACGGCACGCACGAGGAGCTGTCGGCGGACGAGCAGGGGTGGTACGCGCGCGCACTGCGCGCATGA
- a CDS encoding TetR/AcrR family transcriptional regulator encodes MPEYTAARRHGGRHPDAARDAALREAALALLSEVGYDGMTVDAVAARAKAGKNTIYRRWSGKAELVIDALSHAKGDTEYPDTGSLSGDLHAVADALADTEGRIDARVILGIAHAMARDTELRRVFEESFVTPHTAGLRRVFDRAAARGEIPADRDRELLASVFPALTLQELLVSGAAATPEFARRLMDEVVFPLATAPTRTAGDPHP; translated from the coding sequence ATGCCGGAGTACACAGCGGCGCGGCGGCACGGCGGGCGGCACCCGGACGCGGCTCGCGACGCCGCCCTGCGTGAGGCGGCGCTGGCCCTGCTGAGCGAGGTGGGCTACGACGGCATGACCGTGGACGCCGTCGCAGCGCGCGCTAAAGCGGGCAAGAACACCATCTACCGGCGCTGGTCGGGCAAAGCCGAACTCGTCATCGATGCCCTCAGCCACGCCAAGGGGGATACCGAGTACCCCGATACCGGATCGCTGTCCGGCGACCTGCACGCCGTCGCCGATGCGTTAGCCGATACCGAGGGCCGTATCGATGCGCGGGTGATCCTCGGGATCGCGCACGCGATGGCGCGTGACACCGAACTCCGCAGGGTTTTCGAGGAAAGCTTCGTCACTCCCCACACAGCCGGCCTGCGTCGCGTATTCGACCGGGCCGCCGCGCGAGGGGAGATCCCCGCCGACCGTGATCGCGAGCTCCTCGCTTCGGTCTTCCCGGCGCTGACTTTGCAGGAACTCCTGGTCTCGGGGGCGGCCGCGACACCCGAATTCGCCCGTCGCCTGATGGACGAGGTCGTCTTTCCCCTGGCCACGGCACCGACGCGGACGGCCGGCGACCCGCATCCGTGA
- a CDS encoding glutathione/L-cysteine transport system ATP-binding/permease protein CydD: protein MKPLDPRLVRTARAVRVHLAVTVLTGAAVTGFVLAQAWLLAHVISGAAAGMGADELGWAITAVALVALARAAMAYGAETAALRSAAKAKSQLRRRLVAHVTGTGGGNGNDSPGPARSAGAEAVWLSGQAGSDEGTSTPRAGELVTLATRGLDALDDYFARYLPQLVLAVLVPAAVLVVVAGADWISAVVIAVTLPLIPLFMALVGWHTQARTQRQWRLLNRLGGHFLDVVEGLPTLAIFRRAKAQAAIIRRITDEHRRTTMATLRVAFLSAFVLELLSTLAVALVAVEIGIRLMYGMLDFQTALLVLILAPEAYLPLREVGSRFHASMEGVAAAEQVFTELERRRASEVDTGDPEGDTRGPRSRARSRTLPTNTELERRRASEVDTGDPEGDTRGPRSRARSRTLPTNTELERRRASEVDTGDPEGDTRGPRSRARSRTLPTNTELERRRASEVDPGDPEGDTESPRAYGAAWIRLEDVRLVYPGRDVPALDGVDLLISPGRSVLLVGPSGSGKSSLLSLLLRFAAPSSGRIVVRGAGDEDAAEAADHPDADADWAALEDVPADEWRRRIAWVPQSPYLFDDSVADNIRLGAPDADIAEVRRAAERAEADGFIRALPDGYETRLGERGARLSAGQRQRIAVARAFLRDAPIVLLDEPTAHLDPDNAAAVRTAVTRLLRGRTGVVVAHDARWADAVDEVVPVRGGRVEAGVTR, encoded by the coding sequence ATGAAGCCGCTCGACCCCCGCCTGGTGCGCACGGCACGCGCGGTCCGGGTGCACCTGGCCGTCACGGTACTGACGGGCGCGGCCGTGACCGGGTTCGTCCTGGCGCAGGCGTGGCTGCTGGCGCACGTCATCTCGGGCGCGGCGGCCGGAATGGGCGCCGACGAGCTTGGGTGGGCGATCACCGCGGTCGCGCTCGTGGCGCTCGCCCGCGCCGCCATGGCCTACGGGGCCGAAACGGCTGCGCTGCGGTCGGCGGCCAAGGCCAAGTCCCAGCTGCGCAGGCGCCTGGTCGCGCACGTGACCGGGACAGGCGGCGGAAACGGCAACGACTCCCCCGGACCCGCGCGGTCCGCGGGGGCGGAGGCGGTCTGGTTGTCAGGGCAGGCCGGCTCCGATGAGGGGACGAGCACGCCGCGCGCCGGTGAGTTGGTCACACTCGCCACTCGTGGCCTCGACGCGCTGGATGACTACTTCGCCCGGTATCTCCCGCAGCTGGTGCTGGCGGTGCTCGTCCCCGCCGCCGTCCTCGTCGTCGTGGCGGGCGCGGACTGGATCTCCGCGGTCGTCATCGCGGTCACCCTGCCGCTCATCCCGCTGTTCATGGCCCTGGTCGGCTGGCACACCCAGGCCCGCACGCAACGGCAGTGGCGGCTGCTGAACCGCCTGGGCGGCCACTTCCTGGACGTGGTGGAAGGCCTGCCGACACTGGCGATCTTCCGCCGAGCCAAGGCGCAGGCGGCCATCATCCGGCGCATCACCGACGAGCACCGGCGCACCACCATGGCGACGCTGCGGGTCGCCTTCCTGTCGGCGTTCGTCCTGGAGCTGCTGTCGACGCTCGCGGTGGCGCTGGTGGCCGTGGAGATCGGCATCCGGCTGATGTACGGGATGCTGGACTTCCAGACCGCCCTGCTGGTGCTGATCCTGGCCCCGGAGGCCTACCTGCCGCTGCGGGAGGTGGGATCGCGCTTCCACGCCAGCATGGAGGGAGTGGCAGCAGCCGAGCAGGTGTTCACCGAGTTGGAGAGGCGCCGAGCGAGCGAAGTGGACACCGGCGACCCCGAAGGCGACACCCGGGGTCCGCGCAGCCGAGCGAGAAGCCGAACACTCCCAACCAACACCGAGTTGGAGAGGCGCCGAGCGAGCGAAGTGGACACCGGCGACCCCGAAGGCGACACCCGGGGTCCGCGCAGCCGAGCGAGAAGCCGAACACTCCCAACCAACACCGAGTTGGAGAGGCGCCGAGCGAGCGAAGTGGACACCGGCGACCCCGAAGGCGACACCCGGGGTCCGCGCAGCCGAGCGAGAAGCCGAACACTCCCGACCAACACCGAGTTGGAGAGGCGCCGAGCGAGCGAAGTGGACCCCGGCGACCCCGAAGGCGACACCGAATCGCCGCGAGCGTACGGCGCCGCCTGGATACGCCTGGAAGACGTCCGGCTGGTCTATCCCGGAAGGGATGTGCCCGCGCTCGACGGCGTCGACCTGCTGATCTCACCCGGGCGGTCGGTCCTCCTCGTCGGGCCGAGCGGATCCGGAAAGAGTTCGCTGCTGTCGCTCCTCCTCCGGTTCGCCGCGCCCTCGTCGGGCCGCATCGTGGTGCGCGGCGCCGGGGACGAGGACGCCGCCGAGGCGGCGGACCATCCGGATGCGGATGCCGACTGGGCCGCGCTGGAGGACGTTCCCGCGGACGAGTGGCGCCGGCGGATCGCGTGGGTACCGCAGTCGCCCTACCTCTTCGACGACAGCGTCGCCGACAACATCCGCCTCGGCGCGCCCGACGCGGATATCGCCGAGGTCCGGCGGGCCGCCGAACGCGCCGAGGCCGACGGCTTCATCCGCGCCCTGCCCGACGGCTACGAGACCCGGCTGGGCGAGCGGGGTGCCCGCCTATCCGCGGGTCAGCGGCAGCGCATCGCCGTCGCACGCGCCTTCCTGCGGGATGCGCCGATCGTGCTGCTGGACGAACCGACGGCCCACCTCGACCCGGACAACGCCGCCGCTGTCCGCACCGCCGTCACGCGGCTGCTGCGCGGCCGCACAGGCGTCGTCGTGGCCCACGACGCCCGTTGGGCCGACGCCGTGGACGAAGTGGTGCCGGTTCGCGGCGGACGTGTCGAAGCGGGGGTGACCCGATGA
- the cydB gene encoding cytochrome d ubiquinol oxidase subunit II, with protein MELPDIWFIAIAILWTGYFVLEGFDFGVGVLLPFVGKDDTDRRVMINSIGPVWDGNEVWLITAAGAMFAAFPAWYASTFSGFYLPLLLILLALIVRGVAFEYRGKGDTDRWRAWWDRAIFFGSAVPAVLWGVVFGNIVRGVPMDAGGIVTGGLADLLNPYALLGGLTTLSLFTLHGAVFLTLKTSGAVRARARGAALRTAPVAVPAGAVFLAWTQFSHGADWTLPVAAAAAAALLAGATLAASGREGWSFAATALAIGGTSITLFGALHPAVLPSTTDPAFDLTVQNASSAPYTLTVLSWVALVFLPLVMGYQAWSYWVFRKRVSREHIDPAPAYGGPEPTGAEGSGPGGAGGSAAPVQRTGGD; from the coding sequence ATGGAACTCCCCGACATCTGGTTCATCGCCATCGCCATCCTGTGGACGGGCTACTTCGTGCTGGAGGGCTTCGACTTCGGCGTGGGGGTGCTGCTCCCGTTCGTCGGCAAAGACGACACCGACAGGCGGGTCATGATCAACTCGATCGGGCCGGTCTGGGACGGCAACGAGGTGTGGCTGATCACCGCGGCAGGCGCGATGTTCGCCGCCTTCCCGGCCTGGTACGCGTCCACGTTCAGCGGCTTCTACCTGCCGCTGCTGCTGATCCTGCTCGCGCTGATCGTGCGCGGGGTCGCCTTCGAGTACCGCGGGAAGGGCGACACCGACCGCTGGCGCGCCTGGTGGGACCGGGCGATCTTCTTCGGCAGCGCGGTACCGGCGGTGCTGTGGGGGGTGGTCTTCGGGAACATCGTGCGCGGGGTGCCGATGGACGCCGGCGGGATCGTCACGGGCGGACTGGCCGACCTGCTCAACCCGTACGCGCTGCTGGGCGGGCTGACCACGTTGTCGCTGTTCACCCTGCACGGAGCGGTCTTTCTGACCCTGAAGACCTCCGGGGCGGTGCGTGCGCGCGCCCGCGGGGCCGCGCTGCGGACGGCGCCGGTCGCGGTGCCGGCGGGCGCGGTCTTCCTGGCCTGGACGCAGTTCTCGCACGGCGCCGACTGGACGCTGCCCGTCGCCGCGGCGGCGGCCGCCGCACTGCTCGCCGGTGCGACACTGGCCGCATCCGGCCGGGAAGGGTGGTCGTTCGCGGCCACGGCGCTCGCGATCGGCGGGACCTCGATCACCCTGTTCGGGGCGCTCCACCCCGCCGTGCTGCCCTCCACGACGGACCCCGCGTTCGACCTGACCGTGCAGAACGCGTCTTCGGCGCCCTACACGCTGACCGTCCTGTCGTGGGTGGCGCTGGTGTTCCTGCCGCTGGTGATGGGCTACCAGGCGTGGAGCTACTGGGTGTTCCGCAAGCGCGTGAGCCGCGAGCACATCGACCCCGCGCCCGCCTATGGTGGCCCTGAGCCGACGGGTGCGGAAGGCTCCGGTCCCGGCGGTGCAGGGGGCTCGGCCGCGCCGGTGCAGCGCACGGGCGGCGACTGA
- a CDS encoding UvrD-helicase domain-containing protein: MPKLAISPTFLSEFSRLDQGIQTAALTAVEAYMSGDDARIEPLADAADSRVRLLRVGQQWSGVVAPGAEDSEWLITIRPRDEAVAFAHELPAPPAGPGIELIEPGPGTEPDADAPALSPLPRITGPEELSADLTRSFADWQITLHPRQHRIVDAHFAGSAQITGGPGTGKTVLALHRAAHLAQRDAARHPGDGRRTILLTTFNRLLAQTLSQQLDRILPDRELRSRVDVATVDSLARSLVQEHTGRSPQTLGRATISERWRDAARAEGLPYSGRFLVDEWEQVVLAQNITRLSDYVRCERSGRVLHLAPEYRAHVWEAVQRYTGAMEVADEWSYPKVALEAARALARTGPRYRHVVVDEAQDLHPAQWRMLRAAVPAGADDLFIVGDPHQRIYDNRVSLASLGVNVRGRSHRLRVSYRVTQEILDWALPILGRHSALGMDDNADTLAGYRSLLHGPAPVIRGCASRTEERAAMGEWVRVWLEAGASPASIAVAGRNQWIVRHIDKELQARGIPTAPLDAAEQVGAVRVGTMHKLKGQEFRCLAIMGMSEPLLPPKAAVDSAEGDPVALEQIHQQERNLLFVACTRARDALYVSYTGAPSRLLPHLPGTDVGTDAGGDDGEPAEALFSGV; the protein is encoded by the coding sequence GTGCCCAAGCTCGCCATTTCGCCGACCTTTCTCTCCGAATTCTCCCGACTCGACCAAGGGATCCAGACCGCGGCCCTCACGGCCGTGGAGGCGTACATGTCCGGCGACGACGCCCGGATCGAGCCCCTTGCCGACGCCGCCGACTCCCGGGTGCGGCTGCTGCGCGTCGGGCAGCAGTGGTCCGGGGTGGTCGCACCCGGGGCGGAGGACTCCGAGTGGCTGATCACGATCCGCCCCCGCGACGAGGCCGTGGCCTTCGCCCACGAGCTGCCCGCGCCGCCCGCGGGTCCCGGCATCGAGCTGATCGAACCCGGGCCCGGCACCGAGCCCGACGCCGACGCCCCCGCTCTCAGCCCACTGCCGCGGATCACGGGCCCCGAGGAGCTCTCCGCCGACCTGACGAGGTCATTCGCCGACTGGCAGATCACCCTGCACCCGCGCCAGCACCGCATCGTCGACGCACACTTCGCCGGTTCCGCGCAGATCACCGGCGGCCCCGGCACCGGCAAGACCGTGCTCGCGCTGCACCGCGCCGCCCACCTCGCGCAGCGCGACGCCGCGCGGCACCCCGGCGACGGGCGGCGCACCATCCTGCTGACCACCTTCAACCGGCTGCTGGCCCAAACGCTCTCCCAGCAGCTCGACCGCATCCTGCCCGACCGCGAACTGCGCAGCCGCGTCGACGTCGCCACCGTCGACAGCCTCGCGCGCTCGCTGGTACAGGAGCACACCGGCCGCAGTCCCCAGACGCTGGGCCGCGCGACCATCAGCGAGCGCTGGCGCGACGCCGCCCGCGCCGAAGGGCTGCCCTACTCCGGCCGGTTCCTGGTCGACGAGTGGGAGCAGGTCGTCCTCGCCCAGAACATCACGCGCCTGTCCGACTACGTCCGCTGCGAGCGCAGCGGCCGCGTGCTCCACCTCGCACCGGAGTACCGCGCCCACGTGTGGGAGGCCGTCCAGCGCTACACGGGTGCGATGGAGGTCGCCGACGAGTGGTCCTACCCCAAGGTGGCGCTGGAGGCCGCCCGCGCGCTGGCGCGCACGGGCCCGCGCTACCGGCACGTCGTCGTCGACGAGGCCCAGGACCTGCATCCCGCGCAGTGGCGGATGCTGCGCGCAGCCGTCCCCGCCGGCGCCGACGACCTGTTCATCGTGGGCGACCCGCACCAGCGCATCTACGACAACCGGGTGTCGCTCGCGTCTCTGGGCGTCAACGTGCGCGGCCGCAGCCACCGGCTGCGCGTCAGCTACCGCGTCACCCAGGAGATCCTCGATTGGGCGCTGCCCATCCTCGGCCGCCACTCGGCGCTGGGCATGGACGACAACGCCGACACTCTCGCCGGCTACCGCTCGCTGCTGCACGGGCCGGCCCCGGTGATCCGCGGCTGCGCCTCGCGGACGGAGGAGCGCGCCGCGATGGGCGAGTGGGTCCGCGTGTGGCTGGAGGCGGGCGCGAGCCCGGCGTCGATCGCGGTGGCCGGCCGCAACCAGTGGATCGTCCGCCACATCGACAAGGAGCTGCAGGCCCGCGGCATACCCACCGCTCCCCTGGACGCCGCCGAGCAGGTCGGCGCGGTGCGCGTGGGCACGATGCACAAGCTCAAAGGCCAGGAGTTCCGCTGCCTGGCGATCATGGGTATGAGCGAGCCGCTGCTGCCGCCCAAGGCGGCCGTGGACTCGGCCGAAGGCGACCCGGTGGCGCTGGAGCAGATACACCAGCAGGAGCGCAACCTGCTGTTCGTCGCCTGCACCCGCGCCCGCGACGCACTGTACGTCTCCTACACCGGCGCACCCAGTCGGCTGCTGCCGCACCTCCCGGGCACCGACGTGGGCACCGACGCGGGCGGCGACGATGGCGAGCCCGCCGAGGCGCTCTTCTCCGGCGTCTGA
- a CDS encoding cytochrome ubiquinol oxidase subunit I has product MDALDLARWQFGITTIYHFLFVPLTIGLSVIVASLQTAWYRTGKHQYLQATKFFGKLFLINFAMGVVTGIVQEFQFGMNWSEYSRFVGDVFGAPLALEALLAFFLESTFIGLWIFGWDKLPRRVHLACIWAAAVGTNLSAYFILAANAWMRHPVGFSRNPETGRAELTDIWAVLANNQAWSTYLHVLAAAFITAGMFVAAVSAYKLWSSRPAANGDGEAAEAAGRAAGAAGRGTGAAGTDGDPAGRTPAGRERELFRTTLRAGMVVTLIAGVLAVYSGDHQAKLAAAYEPMKLAAAEAHWETEESASFSAFAVGDTEERLNVIDVNVPHVLSFLATGELDGTVQGVNDLQREYEQIYGEGDYTPNVFILYWAFRLMIGLGLFGVAVSALGLWLTRRRRLPTTRWFYYGAIAALPAALAANILGWILTEMGRQPWTVHGELLTAASVSPGVSLGTVAFSLAMFTAVYGVLAVVEAGLLWRYIKAGPSHVVPDRDDEDESGSEPPVPAFVY; this is encoded by the coding sequence ATGGACGCTCTGGATCTCGCACGGTGGCAGTTCGGCATCACGACCATCTACCACTTCCTGTTCGTGCCGCTGACGATCGGCCTGTCGGTCATCGTCGCCTCCCTGCAGACCGCCTGGTACCGCACCGGCAAGCACCAGTACCTGCAGGCGACCAAGTTCTTCGGCAAGCTCTTCCTGATCAACTTCGCCATGGGCGTGGTGACGGGCATCGTGCAGGAGTTCCAGTTCGGGATGAACTGGAGCGAGTACTCCCGCTTCGTCGGCGACGTCTTCGGGGCCCCGCTGGCTCTGGAGGCCCTGCTGGCCTTCTTCCTGGAGTCCACTTTCATCGGTCTGTGGATCTTCGGCTGGGACAAGCTGCCGCGCAGGGTCCACCTCGCCTGCATCTGGGCCGCTGCCGTCGGCACCAACCTGTCCGCCTACTTCATCCTCGCGGCCAACGCCTGGATGCGGCACCCCGTCGGCTTCAGCCGCAACCCCGAGACGGGCCGCGCCGAGCTGACCGACATCTGGGCGGTACTCGCCAACAACCAGGCGTGGTCCACCTACCTGCACGTCCTCGCCGCGGCCTTCATCACCGCCGGCATGTTCGTGGCCGCGGTCAGCGCCTACAAGCTCTGGAGTTCCCGCCCGGCCGCGAACGGCGACGGCGAAGCGGCCGAGGCCGCCGGGCGCGCGGCCGGTGCAGCGGGGCGCGGCACCGGCGCAGCGGGGACGGACGGCGATCCCGCCGGGCGGACACCGGCGGGCCGCGAGCGCGAACTGTTCCGCACCACCCTGCGGGCGGGTATGGTCGTCACCCTCATCGCCGGGGTCCTGGCGGTCTACTCCGGAGACCACCAGGCCAAGCTGGCCGCCGCCTACGAACCGATGAAGCTCGCCGCGGCCGAGGCCCACTGGGAGACCGAGGAGAGCGCTTCCTTCTCCGCCTTCGCCGTGGGCGACACCGAGGAGCGGCTGAACGTCATCGACGTCAACGTGCCGCATGTGCTCAGCTTTTTGGCCACCGGCGAGCTGGACGGCACGGTGCAGGGCGTCAACGACCTCCAGCGGGAGTACGAGCAGATCTACGGCGAGGGCGACTACACCCCCAACGTCTTCATCCTGTACTGGGCGTTCCGGCTGATGATCGGGCTCGGCCTGTTCGGCGTGGCGGTGTCGGCTCTGGGCCTGTGGCTGACGCGGCGCCGCCGCCTGCCGACGACCCGCTGGTTCTACTACGGGGCGATCGCTGCCCTGCCCGCCGCGCTGGCCGCCAACATCCTGGGCTGGATCCTCACCGAGATGGGCCGCCAACCCTGGACCGTGCACGGCGAACTGCTCACCGCCGCCAGCGTCTCCCCCGGCGTCAGCCTGGGCACCGTCGCGTTCTCGCTGGCGATGTTCACCGCGGTCTACGGGGTGCTCGCCGTCGTCGAGGCGGGACTGCTGTGGCGCTACATCAAGGCCGGACCCTCCCACGTCGTCCCCGACCGGGACGACGAGGACGAGTCCGGCTCCGAGCCCCCCGTCCCGGCCTTCGTCTACTAG
- a CDS encoding DUF1707 SHOCT-like domain-containing protein, which translates to MGAEGDDRQLRASDGDRDEVARILQDAVGEGRITLDELAERLDLAYRARTYAELDPLTADLPVKGVAPPAPMPAASPDPGAPVSAEPATPAVIRATAGLVVRRGNWRVPERIEVSNPYGDTRLDFTEAHLLANVVDVVLHGPWGQTKIVLPNHATAVATVDTSWFGSFYSAVPDAPAPPAPHFRITGNIKGGALRVRYRRRVDDWMGSGSWGRWSDA; encoded by the coding sequence GTGGGTGCAGAGGGTGATGACCGGCAGTTGCGGGCCTCTGACGGCGATCGCGACGAGGTGGCGCGCATCCTCCAGGACGCCGTCGGGGAAGGGCGCATCACCCTGGACGAACTGGCCGAGCGCCTCGATCTGGCCTACCGTGCGCGCACCTACGCCGAACTTGATCCCCTCACCGCCGATCTGCCGGTAAAAGGGGTGGCGCCGCCCGCTCCCATGCCCGCCGCCTCGCCGGATCCGGGCGCCCCGGTCTCGGCGGAGCCCGCTACACCGGCCGTCATCCGCGCGACCGCCGGCCTCGTGGTCCGGCGCGGCAACTGGCGCGTACCCGAGCGCATCGAGGTCAGCAACCCCTACGGCGACACCCGGCTGGACTTCACCGAAGCCCATCTGCTCGCGAACGTCGTCGACGTCGTACTGCACGGCCCGTGGGGCCAGACCAAGATCGTGCTGCCGAACCACGCCACCGCGGTCGCGACCGTCGACACCTCGTGGTTCGGCAGCTTCTACTCAGCGGTCCCCGATGCCCCCGCCCCGCCGGCCCCGCATTTCCGGATCACCGGCAACATCAAGGGCGGCGCGCTGCGAGTGCGCTATCGGCGCCGTGTGGACGACTGGATGGGATCGGGCAGCTGGGGGCGGTGGAGCGACGCGTGA